A region of Chloroflexota bacterium DNA encodes the following proteins:
- a CDS encoding IS110 family transposase — MKNTAAMKRKQVPEGYLVIGVDPHKKRHAVVAITQDFTTQAKFKFDNTGEGLEMMLDRARTEMVKSCCRGVIFAIETGGHYWRNIAYYLDERGIPFRFINQYTLKRRREGKDLNRRKNDYRDSEVAAQLLCTGEFVESVIPQGVYAELRTSHNAYQRLVKERTRITNLLKGLLDALFPEFTQVFKDPCGLTALSVLCTCPIPRVIASMTEDEFIATIEARHKGRRLMRKKLRALHYSAQTSIGIHAGARSVSSEIAFLVDKLELIKGHIRITEMTLIRLVDETEEGKYLLSIRGLNYVAVAGLLAELGSFNLYRSAKQMIKMAGSNPTESESAGKKRAKTPMSKQGRPLLRYCAWTAVIPMLRLNGDFRAWANQRRERPAHANPLNGREVVGAALNKLLRLAFALVRNQTYYRDAKPALIPVAA, encoded by the coding sequence GACCCACATAAGAAGAGGCATGCCGTGGTCGCTATCACTCAGGATTTCACCACCCAGGCCAAGTTCAAGTTCGACAACACCGGGGAAGGACTGGAGATGATGTTAGATCGAGCCAGAACAGAGATGGTCAAATCGTGTTGCCGGGGCGTGATATTCGCCATCGAGACAGGAGGCCACTACTGGCGAAACATAGCGTATTATCTTGATGAGCGAGGCATCCCCTTTCGCTTCATCAACCAGTATACCTTGAAGCGGAGGCGGGAGGGGAAGGATCTCAATCGCAGGAAGAATGACTATCGAGACAGTGAAGTAGCAGCGCAACTCCTGTGTACCGGGGAGTTTGTTGAGAGCGTCATCCCGCAAGGTGTCTATGCAGAGCTTCGGACCTCTCACAATGCCTATCAGCGGCTGGTCAAGGAAAGAACCAGGATAACCAACCTGTTGAAAGGGCTGCTGGATGCGCTCTTCCCCGAGTTCACTCAGGTCTTCAAAGATCCCTGTGGTCTGACGGCCCTGAGTGTACTTTGCACATGTCCAATCCCCAGGGTGATAGCCAGCATGACAGAGGATGAGTTCATAGCTACGATCGAGGCCCGCCACAAAGGGCGACGTCTGATGCGGAAGAAACTGAGGGCACTCCACTACTCAGCGCAAACGTCAATCGGGATCCATGCCGGTGCCCGGTCGGTGTCTTCTGAAATCGCGTTCCTGGTCGATAAGCTTGAGCTGATCAAAGGGCATATCCGTATCACGGAGATGACACTGATCAGGCTGGTGGATGAGACAGAAGAAGGGAAATACCTGCTCTCAATAAGGGGGCTAAACTATGTTGCTGTGGCCGGGTTACTGGCTGAACTAGGCTCTTTCAACTTATACCGGAGCGCCAAGCAGATGATAAAGATGGCAGGAAGTAATCCCACTGAATCGGAATCAGCTGGCAAGAAGAGAGCAAAGACACCGATGAGCAAGCAAGGCCGCCCGTTACTGAGATATTGTGCCTGGACGGCGGTCATCCCCATGCTGCGATTGAATGGGGATTTCCGTGCCTGGGCTAATCAGAGACGAGAAAGGCCGGCCCATGCCAACCCTCTCAATGGAAGGGAAGTAGTTGGAGCAGCACTCAACAAGCTGCTGCGACTGGCCTTTGCCCTGGTTAGGAATCAGACCTATTACCGGGATGCAAAACCGGCACTGATACCGGTTGCAGCATAA